In Arthrobacter sp. B3I4, the following proteins share a genomic window:
- a CDS encoding glycoside hydrolase family 65 protein, whose product MALITSDRDRFPNDPWQLVETAHEPGNTGTLETLFTLGNGHLGIRGAHWAAADAELPGSFINGFHEIWDIKHAENAYGFARTGQRILYIPDANNFVVIIDGEMLSLEESTVLDYRRSVDFATGFYECRIVWQCRSGAIVTTRERRAVGYQARGALGISLQVAADRDISADVTSAVVNRQDQPVEDHSAHDPRRAGRHAGRVLLPVRLDGGDGSLRLSWEAAESKQRLGVAVDHWTSAGVQPFDTQVDADDSSVRYVLAVSADEPFLLEKSVSYAMARSVDEDPAETAEAALLPVAEIFTQSEAHYRDYWTTSDIVVGGQAGLQQAIRWNLFQLAQATACADVAGIPAKGVSGSGYDGHYFWDQEVYLLPYLTYTNPGNARQVLEFRHEMLPDARARAKELSVDGALFPWRTINGLEASAYYAAGTAQFHIAAAVAFASNRYAWASGDAEFQRSLGSELLIETARMWASLGFFGKDGLFHLHGVTGPDEYTAVVNDNLYTNVMARFNLRAAAALDHAGIDDAEREFWGHAASRMVVPYDEDLQVHSQDNDFMALEPWDWSTPRSKYPLLLHFHPLVIYRHQVLKQADTVLAMFLQWQDFTAEEKRRAFDFYDPITTGDSTLSACVQGIMAAEVGYGKEALDHFIHALYIDLDDTHSNTIDGVHIASAGGVWSSLVSGFAGLRDQGEVPYFDPRLPAEWGSLAFHLKLRGGVLHVELDHAALRLTFQGGAPLDVDVRGERFSVGNQPVAVTLPTVMAPQPTVFPGPTTASIPLVRALN is encoded by the coding sequence ATGGCTCTCATCACCTCGGACCGCGACAGGTTCCCCAACGACCCCTGGCAGCTTGTCGAAACCGCTCACGAACCGGGCAACACCGGCACCCTGGAAACTCTCTTCACCCTCGGCAACGGCCACCTCGGTATCCGGGGTGCCCACTGGGCCGCCGCTGACGCCGAGCTTCCGGGCAGCTTCATTAACGGCTTCCACGAGATCTGGGACATTAAGCACGCGGAAAACGCGTACGGCTTTGCCCGCACCGGCCAGCGCATCCTCTACATACCGGATGCCAACAACTTCGTGGTGATCATCGACGGTGAGATGCTCAGCCTGGAGGAGTCGACGGTACTGGACTACCGGCGGAGCGTGGACTTCGCCACCGGCTTCTACGAATGCCGGATCGTCTGGCAGTGCCGCTCCGGCGCCATCGTGACCACCAGGGAACGCCGCGCGGTGGGGTACCAGGCACGGGGTGCCCTCGGGATCTCACTGCAGGTGGCGGCCGACCGGGACATCTCCGCCGATGTGACCTCCGCCGTCGTCAACAGGCAGGACCAGCCGGTCGAGGACCACTCGGCCCACGACCCGCGCCGCGCAGGCCGGCACGCCGGGCGGGTTCTGCTCCCGGTACGGCTCGACGGCGGCGACGGCTCGCTCCGCCTGTCCTGGGAAGCGGCCGAATCCAAGCAACGGCTCGGCGTGGCCGTGGACCACTGGACCTCCGCCGGCGTCCAGCCGTTCGACACCCAGGTGGACGCCGACGACAGCAGCGTCCGCTACGTCCTCGCCGTCAGCGCGGACGAACCGTTCCTGCTCGAAAAGAGCGTCAGCTACGCGATGGCCCGGTCCGTGGACGAGGATCCGGCCGAAACCGCCGAGGCGGCCCTGCTGCCGGTGGCCGAGATCTTCACCCAAAGCGAAGCCCATTACCGCGACTACTGGACCACCAGCGACATCGTGGTGGGCGGCCAGGCGGGCCTGCAGCAGGCGATCCGGTGGAACCTCTTCCAGCTCGCCCAGGCCACGGCCTGCGCCGATGTGGCCGGGATCCCGGCCAAGGGCGTGTCCGGGTCCGGTTACGACGGGCACTACTTCTGGGACCAGGAGGTGTACCTGCTGCCCTATCTGACGTACACCAACCCGGGCAACGCGCGGCAGGTCCTGGAGTTCCGCCACGAAATGCTCCCCGACGCCCGGGCCCGCGCCAAGGAACTCAGCGTGGACGGCGCGTTGTTCCCGTGGCGCACCATCAACGGTCTGGAAGCCAGCGCCTATTACGCCGCCGGCACCGCCCAGTTCCACATCGCAGCCGCCGTCGCGTTCGCGAGCAACCGCTACGCGTGGGCCAGCGGGGACGCAGAGTTTCAGCGGTCCCTCGGCTCAGAGCTGCTGATTGAGACGGCCCGGATGTGGGCCTCGCTGGGGTTCTTCGGCAAGGACGGGCTGTTCCACCTGCACGGCGTCACCGGCCCCGACGAGTACACCGCCGTCGTCAATGACAACCTCTACACCAACGTCATGGCCCGCTTTAATCTGCGCGCCGCAGCGGCGCTGGACCATGCGGGCATCGACGACGCCGAGCGTGAGTTCTGGGGGCACGCCGCCAGCCGGATGGTGGTGCCCTATGACGAGGACCTCCAGGTCCACTCGCAGGACAACGACTTCATGGCCCTCGAGCCCTGGGACTGGAGCACCCCGCGATCCAAGTACCCGCTGCTGCTGCATTTCCACCCGCTGGTGATCTACCGGCACCAGGTCCTCAAGCAGGCTGACACCGTACTGGCGATGTTCCTGCAGTGGCAGGACTTCACCGCGGAGGAGAAGCGAAGGGCCTTCGATTTTTACGACCCGATCACCACCGGCGACTCGACGCTGTCGGCGTGCGTGCAGGGCATCATGGCCGCCGAAGTGGGCTACGGCAAGGAGGCGCTGGACCATTTCATCCACGCGCTCTACATCGACCTGGACGATACCCACAGCAACACGATCGACGGAGTGCATATCGCTTCTGCCGGCGGCGTGTGGAGCTCGCTGGTCAGCGGTTTCGCCGGGTTGCGCGACCAGGGCGAGGTGCCCTACTTCGATCCGCGGCTGCCGGCCGAATGGGGCTCGCTGGCCTTCCACCTGAAACTGCGGGGCGGGGTGCTGCACGTCGAGCTGGATCATGCGGCGCTCCGGCTGACCTTCCAAGGCGGTGCACCGCTGGACGTCGACGTGCGGGGGGAGCGGTTCTCGGTCGGCAACCAGCCGGTGGCCGTGACGCTGCCGACCGTGATGGCTCCGCAGCCCACCGTCTTTCCGGGGCCGACGACGGCGTCCATCCCGTTGGTGCGCGCCCTCAACTGA
- a CDS encoding HAD family phosphatase, translating into MTANSNAAPAAAEVLSGASAILFDLDGVLTPTAVVHERAWQELFDGFLQNVPEAQGYRESDYFDHIDGKPRFDGVRDFLASRNIVLPEGPLNDDPAHDTVHGLGNRKNKVFNDIVASGVTPYEGSVRFIEAALKRGLKVAVVSSSRNAVPVLKAAGLSDYFPVVVDGVVAVSEGLPGKPSPATYQYAARLLGLPSEACVVVEDAVSGVQAGSAGSFHSVIGVDRGAGRQTLLDAGATIVVNDLAELL; encoded by the coding sequence ATGACTGCGAATTCCAATGCCGCCCCCGCGGCGGCCGAGGTGCTTTCAGGCGCCTCCGCCATCCTTTTCGATCTGGACGGAGTCCTGACCCCCACCGCGGTGGTGCACGAGCGCGCCTGGCAGGAACTCTTCGACGGTTTCCTCCAGAACGTGCCTGAAGCGCAGGGCTACCGGGAGAGCGACTACTTCGACCACATCGACGGCAAGCCCCGCTTCGACGGGGTCCGCGACTTCCTGGCCTCGCGGAACATCGTGCTACCCGAGGGCCCCCTGAACGATGACCCCGCCCACGACACGGTCCATGGCCTCGGCAACCGCAAGAACAAGGTCTTCAATGACATCGTGGCATCGGGCGTCACGCCCTATGAAGGCTCTGTCCGGTTCATCGAAGCCGCGCTCAAACGCGGGCTCAAGGTCGCCGTCGTCTCCTCCTCCCGCAACGCCGTCCCGGTACTGAAGGCGGCAGGGCTCTCCGATTACTTCCCGGTCGTGGTTGACGGCGTCGTCGCGGTGTCCGAAGGCCTGCCGGGCAAGCCCAGCCCGGCCACCTACCAGTACGCGGCGCGCCTGCTCGGCCTGCCCAGCGAAGCCTGCGTCGTTGTCGAGGATGCCGTCTCAGGTGTCCAGGCCGGAAGCGCGGGAAGCTTCCACTCGGTCATCGGCGTGGACAGGGGAGCGGGCCGCCAGACCCTGCTCGACGCCGGCGCCACGATCGTGGTCAACGACCTGGCCGAACTGCTCTAA
- a CDS encoding alpha/beta hydrolase codes for METVAWSKPEPERAGTPLLVMLHGYGTDETRMARLFDSLPHEFTCAAPRAPKVIGDDYGWFLLDYFLTHDFADVISATNSVFTWIDSVKGQHSSVSLLGYSQGMAMASTLLRLHPEAFRAVVGLSGFVLDNELLAMSESFDARPPFFWGRDKNDAVINDAATAHTEEWLHAHTQLTARSYPGIGHSISKAELVDVSAFLRHYVLR; via the coding sequence ATGGAAACTGTCGCCTGGTCGAAACCGGAACCTGAACGCGCCGGCACGCCGCTGCTGGTGATGCTGCACGGCTACGGAACGGACGAGACCCGGATGGCACGGCTGTTCGACAGCTTGCCGCACGAATTCACCTGCGCCGCCCCACGGGCTCCCAAAGTGATCGGTGACGACTACGGCTGGTTCCTGCTGGACTACTTCCTCACCCACGACTTCGCTGACGTCATCAGCGCCACCAACTCAGTCTTCACGTGGATCGACTCGGTGAAGGGACAGCACAGCAGTGTCTCCCTGCTGGGTTACTCGCAGGGCATGGCGATGGCGAGTACGCTGTTGCGGCTGCACCCCGAGGCGTTCCGTGCAGTCGTCGGGTTGTCCGGCTTCGTGCTGGACAATGAGTTGCTGGCAATGAGCGAGTCCTTTGATGCGCGGCCGCCGTTCTTCTGGGGGCGGGACAAGAACGACGCCGTGATCAACGATGCCGCCACCGCCCACACCGAGGAATGGCTGCACGCTCACACCCAGCTCACCGCCCGCAGCTATCCGGGAATTGGCCATTCCATTTCCAAAGCGGAACTCGTGGACGTCAGTGCTTTCCTGCGGCACTACGTGCTGCGCTGA
- a CDS encoding DUF6458 family protein produces MRIGSSIFLIALGAILAWAIAPNLIPNVDQTMIGYILMVVGVIGLIASLILASPGRGRTRRVSETRSVVDPNTGETITRNESRDAGI; encoded by the coding sequence ATGAGAATCGGTTCCTCTATTTTCCTTATCGCCCTCGGCGCCATCCTGGCCTGGGCAATCGCCCCCAACCTGATCCCCAACGTCGACCAGACCATGATCGGCTACATCCTCATGGTGGTCGGTGTGATCGGGCTGATTGCGTCCCTAATCCTGGCTTCCCCTGGCCGCGGCCGCACCCGCCGCGTCAGCGAAACCCGCTCCGTCGTCGACCCCAACACCGGTGAGACCATCACCCGAAACGAGAGCCGCGACGCCGGCATCTGA
- a CDS encoding DeoR/GlpR family DNA-binding transcription regulator, producing the protein MFAQERQQLIVELVAASGRASVTDLAERFSITTETVRRDLAALETAGTVRRVHGGAVSPERISTTEESILERTVQRQPEKTRIAEAALALVPQGRSGSILIDAGSTTEALAGMLAARTPGSSSGTSGDAELVVITHALPIAAALSGEPGIALHLLGGRVRGLTQAAVGQSTVEAAGRIRPDIAFIGTNGISAAFGLSTPDPEEAAVKAAFVHSARRIVVLADSSKLDAETLVQFASLKDLDTVITDSTPSPALAAALADAGVEVMVA; encoded by the coding sequence GTGTTCGCCCAGGAACGCCAGCAATTGATTGTGGAACTCGTCGCCGCCAGCGGCCGGGCCAGCGTCACCGATCTTGCCGAACGGTTCAGCATCACCACCGAAACCGTCCGCCGCGACCTTGCCGCCCTCGAAACCGCCGGCACCGTCCGCCGGGTCCACGGCGGCGCTGTCTCGCCGGAGCGGATCAGCACCACTGAGGAAAGCATCCTCGAACGCACCGTGCAGCGGCAGCCGGAGAAGACCCGCATCGCCGAGGCGGCTCTCGCGCTCGTCCCCCAGGGCCGCTCGGGCAGCATCCTGATCGACGCCGGGTCCACCACCGAGGCGCTGGCTGGAATGCTCGCCGCACGGACGCCCGGATCGTCCAGCGGGACCAGCGGCGACGCGGAACTCGTCGTCATCACCCACGCACTGCCCATCGCGGCTGCGCTCTCCGGGGAACCCGGCATCGCGCTGCACCTGCTCGGTGGGAGGGTCCGCGGACTGACGCAGGCCGCCGTCGGACAGTCCACCGTCGAAGCCGCAGGGCGGATCCGGCCCGACATCGCCTTCATCGGCACCAACGGCATCTCTGCAGCCTTCGGCCTGAGCACTCCCGATCCTGAAGAAGCTGCCGTGAAGGCCGCCTTCGTCCATTCAGCCCGCCGCATCGTGGTGCTGGCTGACTCCTCAAAACTGGATGCGGAAACACTGGTCCAGTTCGCCTCCCTGAAAGATCTGGACACCGTGATCACAGACTCGACACCAAGCCCGGCGCTGGCCGCGGCCCTCGCCGACGCCGGAGTTGAGGTGATGGTCGCATGA
- a CDS encoding 1-phosphofructokinase family hexose kinase — MIVTLTANPSLDRTVALPGPLLRGEVQRALSVRQESGGKGVNVSRALVASGLKTLAVLPGADADPVLAGLRDTEVPFAALPIGGPLRSNVALTEPGGVTTKINEPGPVLSGEQQEALIGLLLDSARGASWVVLAGSLPPGVPADFYATVTRRLRSLHDGTESPLIAVDSSGEPLAAAISGDALGRPDLLKPNAEELTELAAAAGFATSMSAEELEGDPEAAAAAAAAVVRSGVGAVLATLGSKGAVLVTADGAWLATHPPVTAVSTVGAGDSSLAGYLLASSQGAAPVDCLRQAVAHGAAAASLPGSTVPAVQQTTPEAVTITALKKD; from the coding sequence ATGATCGTCACCCTCACAGCCAACCCAAGCCTGGACCGCACCGTGGCACTGCCCGGTCCCCTGCTCCGCGGCGAAGTGCAGCGTGCGCTTTCAGTCCGGCAGGAATCCGGCGGCAAGGGAGTCAATGTCTCCCGCGCCCTCGTGGCCTCCGGGCTCAAGACCCTGGCTGTCCTGCCCGGCGCTGACGCAGACCCCGTCCTCGCGGGCCTGCGGGACACCGAGGTGCCTTTTGCGGCCCTGCCCATCGGTGGGCCGCTGCGCAGCAACGTGGCCCTCACCGAACCAGGCGGGGTCACCACCAAGATCAACGAACCCGGCCCGGTTCTAAGCGGAGAGCAGCAGGAAGCCCTGATCGGGCTGTTGCTGGATTCCGCCCGCGGCGCCAGCTGGGTCGTCCTGGCCGGTTCCCTCCCGCCCGGAGTCCCGGCCGACTTCTACGCCACCGTCACCCGGCGGCTGCGCTCCCTGCACGACGGCACAGAGTCACCCCTCATCGCCGTCGACTCCTCCGGCGAACCGCTCGCCGCAGCGATCTCCGGCGATGCCCTCGGCAGACCGGACCTGCTCAAACCCAACGCCGAGGAACTGACGGAACTGGCTGCCGCAGCCGGCTTCGCAACAAGCATGTCCGCTGAGGAGCTCGAGGGCGATCCGGAGGCTGCCGCGGCCGCTGCCGCCGCCGTCGTGCGTTCCGGAGTTGGGGCCGTACTCGCGACCCTCGGTTCCAAAGGCGCGGTCCTCGTAACGGCCGACGGCGCGTGGCTTGCCACCCACCCGCCGGTCACCGCGGTCAGCACGGTCGGCGCGGGCGATTCCTCGCTGGCCGGATACCTTCTCGCCTCCAGCCAGGGCGCCGCCCCGGTTGACTGCCTGCGTCAGGCGGTGGCCCACGGTGCCGCCGCTGCCTCGCTGCCCGGTTCCACCGTTCCGGCAGTTCAGCAAACCACCCCCGAAGCCGTAACCATCACGGCCCTGAAAAAGGATTGA
- a CDS encoding fructose-specific PTS transporter subunit EIIC: MTQLITPDLVELDQNLGTSPEDVIRHLAGRVAANGRATEVEGLFADAFARESKTATGVPGGIAIPHCRSTAVTEATLAMARLSQPVNFGAKDGPADLIFFIAAPEGADQEHLKLLSKLARSLIKKDFTAALRAAATQAEVVELVEGALADKPASHAAAVPAGATAAAAGGSATGAPSAGISPADATAGADAPRAKRLVAVTACPTGIAHTYMAADSLVAAAKEMGVDLQVETQGSSGAKALDPAVIAAADAVIFAVDVDVRGKERFAGMPVINAPVKRGIDEPDKMVQEALAAAENPHARRVPHFGAEEQAEHEAEEKGEHIGQKLKKALLTGVSYMIPFVAGGGLLIALGFLMGGYLITKYADTIVLQNSLFNLPTQFPDNAWGPLGAYLGAVLFKIGALSLGFLVPALAGYIAYAIADRPGIAPGFVAGAVAGFMGAGFLGGIVGGLLAGYIAHVIGRLQVARWLRGLMPVVIIPLVASLVASGLMFVILGGPIVAITNGLNAWLSGLTGAGAIALGVILGLMMCFDLGGPVNKVAYSFAVAGLGAASMDNQAPWLIMAAVMASGMVPPLAMALASTVLNKKLFSLAEQENGKAAWLLGASFISEGAIPFAAADPLRVIPATMLGGAATGAISMAFGVGSKAPHGGLFVFFAIDNFLMFVVAIAVGTVITALSVIALKRWAVKKTVDTVEPVPVTV; encoded by the coding sequence GTGACCCAGCTCATTACTCCCGACTTGGTCGAGCTCGACCAGAATCTCGGCACGTCACCCGAGGACGTGATCCGGCACCTGGCAGGCAGAGTTGCAGCCAACGGACGCGCCACCGAAGTAGAAGGCCTCTTCGCCGACGCCTTCGCCCGCGAATCCAAGACAGCAACCGGTGTGCCCGGCGGCATCGCCATCCCGCACTGCCGTTCGACGGCGGTCACGGAGGCAACGCTTGCCATGGCGCGGCTGTCCCAGCCGGTCAACTTCGGGGCCAAGGACGGCCCGGCGGACCTGATTTTCTTCATCGCGGCGCCGGAGGGCGCGGACCAGGAGCACCTGAAACTGCTCTCCAAACTGGCCCGCTCCTTGATCAAAAAGGACTTTACTGCCGCTCTCCGCGCGGCGGCCACGCAGGCTGAGGTCGTCGAACTGGTTGAGGGCGCCCTTGCGGACAAGCCCGCCAGCCATGCTGCTGCCGTCCCCGCAGGTGCCACCGCCGCAGCGGCCGGCGGGTCCGCCACCGGTGCGCCGTCGGCCGGCATTTCCCCGGCTGACGCTACTGCGGGGGCCGATGCCCCGCGGGCGAAACGCCTCGTTGCCGTCACCGCCTGCCCGACGGGGATTGCCCACACTTACATGGCCGCAGACTCCCTCGTGGCGGCCGCCAAAGAGATGGGCGTGGACCTGCAGGTCGAAACGCAGGGCTCCTCGGGAGCTAAAGCCCTGGACCCGGCCGTGATTGCGGCAGCCGACGCGGTCATCTTCGCCGTCGACGTCGACGTCCGCGGCAAGGAGCGCTTCGCCGGCATGCCGGTTATCAACGCCCCGGTCAAGCGCGGCATCGATGAGCCGGACAAGATGGTCCAGGAAGCCCTCGCCGCGGCGGAGAACCCGCACGCCCGGCGCGTCCCGCACTTCGGTGCGGAGGAGCAGGCCGAACATGAGGCCGAGGAGAAGGGCGAGCACATCGGGCAGAAGCTCAAGAAGGCCCTGCTCACCGGTGTCAGCTACATGATCCCGTTCGTGGCCGGCGGCGGGCTGCTGATCGCCCTCGGGTTCCTGATGGGCGGCTACCTGATCACCAAGTACGCGGACACTATCGTCCTGCAAAACAGCCTGTTCAACCTCCCCACCCAGTTCCCGGACAACGCCTGGGGTCCGCTGGGCGCCTACCTCGGCGCGGTCCTGTTCAAGATCGGCGCACTCTCGCTGGGCTTCCTGGTCCCGGCCTTGGCCGGGTACATCGCCTACGCGATCGCTGACCGCCCCGGTATCGCGCCGGGCTTTGTCGCCGGTGCGGTTGCCGGCTTTATGGGCGCAGGCTTCCTTGGCGGCATCGTCGGCGGCTTGCTGGCCGGCTACATTGCCCACGTGATCGGCCGTCTCCAGGTGGCGCGGTGGCTGCGAGGCCTGATGCCGGTGGTGATCATCCCGCTGGTCGCCTCCCTGGTCGCCTCCGGACTGATGTTCGTGATCCTGGGCGGTCCGATCGTCGCCATCACGAACGGCCTGAACGCCTGGCTCTCCGGTCTCACCGGCGCCGGGGCGATTGCCCTCGGCGTGATCCTGGGCCTGATGATGTGCTTCGACCTTGGCGGACCGGTCAACAAGGTTGCGTATTCCTTCGCCGTCGCCGGCCTCGGCGCCGCAAGCATGGACAACCAGGCTCCGTGGCTGATCATGGCCGCCGTCATGGCGTCCGGCATGGTGCCGCCGCTGGCCATGGCCCTCGCCTCCACCGTCCTGAACAAGAAGCTCTTCAGCCTCGCAGAGCAGGAAAACGGCAAGGCGGCCTGGTTGCTGGGTGCGTCCTTCATCTCTGAAGGCGCGATCCCGTTCGCCGCCGCCGACCCGCTGCGCGTCATCCCGGCAACTATGCTGGGCGGCGCCGCAACCGGTGCGATCTCGATGGCATTCGGCGTCGGCTCCAAGGCTCCGCACGGTGGCCTCTTCGTCTTCTTCGCAATCGACAACTTCCTGATGTTCGTCGTCGCCATCGCCGTCGGCACGGTGATCACGGCCCTGTCGGTGATCGCGCTGAAACGCTGGGCAGTCAAGAAGACCGTTGATACGGTTGAACCGGTCCCCGTAACCGTCTGA
- a CDS encoding HPr family phosphocarrier protein, with the protein MTERNATIASRVGLHARPAAIFAEAAGEFDLDITIARLGEPEDEAMDAASILSLMSLGASHGEVVVLRAEGDGADAALERLVQILETDHDAE; encoded by the coding sequence ATGACCGAACGTAACGCCACCATTGCCAGCCGCGTCGGGCTGCACGCCCGCCCGGCCGCCATCTTTGCCGAGGCTGCAGGCGAGTTCGATCTCGATATCACCATCGCCCGGCTCGGCGAACCCGAAGACGAGGCCATGGACGCTGCCAGCATCCTGTCCCTGATGAGCCTGGGCGCATCGCACGGCGAGGTCGTGGTACTGCGCGCCGAGGGCGACGGCGCCGACGCCGCCCTTGAGCGCCTTGTGCAGATCCTCGAAACGGACCACGACGCCGAGTAG
- a CDS encoding DNA alkylation repair protein, protein MTGTSVESLMAELSALEVAAVRAANERRGDDHGVNLAALRAIAKRLKTQPDLARDLWATGDRAARLLALLICKPRVFEHGELDSMLRQARAPKVHDWLVNYVVKKSPHAEQLRVAWTADPDPAVASAGWALTTERVAKKPDGLDLSGLLTTIEAELTDAPDRLQWAMNHTLAQIGIDHPEHRARALAIGKRLGVLKEYPTPPGCTSPYAPSWINAMVARQRGAE, encoded by the coding sequence ATGACGGGCACGTCGGTGGAGTCGCTGATGGCGGAGTTGTCTGCGCTTGAGGTGGCCGCCGTGCGCGCAGCAAATGAGCGCCGGGGCGATGACCACGGTGTCAATTTGGCCGCGCTGCGGGCGATAGCGAAGCGGCTCAAGACCCAGCCGGACCTGGCCCGGGATTTGTGGGCGACAGGGGACAGGGCGGCAAGGCTGCTGGCCCTTTTGATCTGCAAACCCAGAGTCTTTGAACACGGCGAGTTGGATTCCATGCTGCGACAGGCGCGCGCGCCGAAGGTCCACGACTGGCTGGTCAACTACGTGGTCAAGAAAAGCCCCCACGCCGAACAGCTGCGGGTCGCCTGGACGGCGGACCCGGACCCGGCGGTCGCCAGCGCCGGCTGGGCGCTGACGACGGAACGGGTGGCAAAGAAACCGGACGGACTCGATCTGTCAGGCCTGCTAACCACGATCGAAGCCGAGTTGACGGATGCACCCGACCGCTTGCAGTGGGCCATGAACCACACCCTCGCGCAGATCGGAATCGACCACCCGGAGCATCGGGCCCGGGCCCTTGCAATCGGGAAGCGGTTAGGCGTGCTCAAGGAATATCCGACCCCGCCGGGATGCACCTCCCCGTACGCGCCGAGTTGGATCAACGCGATGGTGGCCCGGCAGCGCGGAGCGGAGTAG
- a CDS encoding Rho termination factor N-terminal domain-containing protein yields the protein MPTRKGAPQGSENPSIKDPELYEALLDDGASKQKAARISNAAAKRGRSSVGHKGGKSGDYEDWTVPQLKEKAKEIGLTGYSGKKKSELISALRNS from the coding sequence ATGCCCACCAGGAAGGGTGCCCCGCAGGGGTCGGAGAACCCCAGCATCAAAGACCCCGAACTTTACGAAGCACTGCTCGACGACGGTGCCTCCAAGCAGAAGGCCGCGCGCATTTCCAACGCCGCCGCCAAGCGCGGCCGGTCCTCCGTGGGCCACAAAGGCGGCAAGTCCGGCGATTACGAGGACTGGACTGTTCCGCAGCTGAAGGAAAAAGCCAAGGAGATCGGGCTCACGGGTTATTCCGGAAAGAAGAAGAGCGAACTGATCTCCGCTTTGCGGAACTCCTAG